A DNA window from Pseudomonas tohonis contains the following coding sequences:
- a CDS encoding SWIM zinc finger family protein, giving the protein MSAWQDRYRSYDDAALEVLANAGLLRRATKDVEAGKLRWLENDERGGLVEADGQQVRLDATGIDAVRCTCPANGCCKHILAAVIWLREHPTAPAGEEAPAEDADIALREALALEPQQLQKQAGKAATRKARQWLGELGEARHQSHGRRLVIHLPALACEVIYLAGGGFDGMLSEGRENERKALHLAALALLFQGQGQPWDWPADSDAPAPDPVQLSPAERDLLTSLHALLQELLRQGLSHASQASAVQLRMLNLSARTEGLPRLAAQLRTLGGQIGRLADRDDHIGEREVLVQMAQVHALATALQQADSQRLPALRGRLRRDYQAGATLDLLPLGGHWWTTPGGARGLTLAFWDLEEGEVREASLARPDNSDPGFRRESAWSQQALWKSTPQLLCRSPLRLLSPRQADDGRLASHGDTRSEAQPHWAGHDPRLGTLGIGRWSTLREHLEDSAALSAEAPTSLLLRPTRCHEAVLDEVRQALCWTLEDDQGEAITLELPCTAERRDRLDNLERAQKARDDIRAVLVRPWVDGRRRTLEPLALLIADNGELRCLSLDFESVIRGGLSLNRRLFERIQRLLDRQRPTAIAPQAPSLATRLVEPALDVLESLASCGRQQLSRHQREVLQQQETLARAAGVDLLAQHLRGLREPAEVHPHALLASSHLMVRLLALG; this is encoded by the coding sequence ATGAGCGCCTGGCAGGACCGCTACCGCAGCTACGACGATGCCGCGCTGGAGGTGCTGGCCAACGCCGGCCTGCTGCGCCGCGCCACCAAGGACGTGGAGGCCGGCAAGCTGCGCTGGCTGGAGAACGACGAGCGGGGCGGCCTGGTGGAAGCCGATGGCCAACAGGTGCGCCTGGATGCCACCGGCATCGACGCGGTGCGCTGCACCTGCCCCGCCAACGGCTGCTGCAAGCACATCCTCGCGGCCGTGATCTGGCTGCGTGAACACCCCACGGCACCCGCCGGCGAAGAAGCGCCGGCAGAAGATGCCGACATCGCGCTGCGCGAGGCTCTGGCGCTGGAGCCGCAACAGCTGCAGAAGCAGGCCGGCAAGGCGGCCACGCGCAAGGCCCGGCAATGGCTGGGGGAGCTGGGCGAGGCCCGCCACCAGAGCCACGGCCGGCGCCTGGTCATCCACCTGCCGGCGCTGGCCTGCGAGGTCATTTACCTCGCCGGAGGCGGCTTCGACGGCATGCTTTCGGAGGGCCGGGAAAACGAACGCAAGGCCCTGCACCTGGCTGCACTGGCGCTGCTGTTCCAGGGACAGGGCCAGCCCTGGGACTGGCCGGCCGACAGCGACGCGCCAGCGCCCGACCCCGTGCAACTGAGCCCGGCGGAGCGCGACCTGCTCACCAGCCTCCATGCGCTGCTGCAGGAACTGCTGCGCCAGGGGCTGTCCCACGCCAGCCAGGCCAGCGCCGTGCAGTTGCGCATGCTCAACCTGTCCGCCCGTACCGAGGGGCTGCCGCGTCTCGCCGCCCAACTGCGCACCCTGGGCGGGCAGATCGGCCGCCTTGCCGACCGCGATGACCACATTGGCGAACGCGAGGTCCTGGTGCAGATGGCCCAGGTACACGCCCTGGCAACCGCCCTGCAACAGGCCGATTCCCAACGCCTGCCCGCGCTGCGTGGCCGTCTGCGTCGCGATTACCAGGCGGGCGCCACGCTCGACCTGCTGCCCCTGGGCGGGCATTGGTGGACCACGCCCGGCGGCGCGCGCGGCCTGACCCTGGCGTTCTGGGACCTGGAGGAAGGTGAAGTGCGCGAAGCCAGCCTGGCACGCCCGGACAACAGCGACCCGGGCTTTCGCCGCGAATCGGCCTGGAGCCAGCAGGCGTTGTGGAAATCCACGCCGCAGCTGCTGTGCCGGTCGCCGCTGCGCCTCCTCTCGCCCCGCCAGGCCGATGACGGCCGCCTGGCCAGCCATGGCGATACCCGCAGCGAAGCCCAGCCGCACTGGGCGGGTCACGACCCGCGCCTCGGCACCCTGGGCATCGGGCGCTGGAGCACGCTGCGCGAACATCTGGAGGACAGCGCCGCGCTCAGCGCCGAGGCCCCGACCAGCCTGCTGCTGCGCCCGACCCGCTGCCACGAGGCGGTGCTCGACGAGGTGCGCCAGGCGCTTTGCTGGACGCTGGAGGACGACCAGGGCGAGGCCATCACCCTGGAGCTGCCCTGCACGGCGGAGCGTCGCGATCGCCTGGACAACCTGGAGCGCGCCCAGAAGGCCCGCGACGACATCCGCGCGGTGCTGGTGCGCCCCTGGGTGGATGGCCGGCGCCGCACCCTGGAGCCCCTGGCCCTGCTGATCGCCGACAACGGTGAATTGCGCTGCCTGTCACTGGATTTCGAATCGGTGATCCGGGGTGGCCTCAGCCTCAACCGGCGGCTGTTCGAGCGCATCCAGCGCCTGCTCGACCGCCAGCGCCCCACCGCCATCGCTCCGCAAGCGCCCAGCCTGGCCACGCGCCTGGTGGAGCCGGCGCTGGACGTGCTGGAGTCCCTCGCCAGTTGCGGGCGCCAGCAGCTGTCCCGGCACCAGCGCGAGGTGCTCCAGCAGCAGGAAACACTGGCCCGCGCCGCGGGTGTCGACCTGCTCGCCCAGCACCTGCGGGGATTGCGCGAGCCCGCCGAAGTGCACCCGCACGCGCTGCTGGCCAGCAGCCATCTGATGGTCCGGCTGCTGGCCCTGGGCTAG
- a CDS encoding VWA domain-containing protein: MSDLEAARRWRLILGRYADRALHEAKFDAADARLEKTLDYLYNREYQRRGHVQGGRGGSLDDSQLTALNWLEQARTLFPRSTFERLQVQAIERYEISALLTDPASLATLEPSPALAKALLGVRGRLGAETRDAVRQLITRVVEEILQRLRNRFTNALHGRRNRFRRSLVKNAQNFDWRATIAANLKHYDPQRKRLLIESPRFNARVRRQLPWDIILCVDQSASMLDSVMYSAICASILASLPSVRVRLVLFDTQVVDLSHLAHDPVEVLLTVQLGGGTDIGKAMRYCEQLVENPQRTVLTLISDFEEGAAVGPLLACVARLNEARVRLLGLAALDDGAQPVYDPAMGQRLADRGMQIAALTPEHFAQWLAEVMQ; the protein is encoded by the coding sequence ATGAGTGACCTCGAAGCGGCGCGGCGCTGGCGCCTGATCCTCGGCCGCTACGCCGACCGCGCGCTGCATGAAGCGAAGTTCGACGCCGCCGATGCGCGCCTGGAGAAGACCCTCGATTACCTCTACAACCGCGAATACCAGCGCCGCGGCCACGTCCAGGGCGGGCGCGGCGGCTCGCTGGACGACAGCCAGCTGACCGCCCTGAACTGGCTGGAACAGGCGCGCACGCTGTTCCCCCGTTCGACGTTCGAGCGCCTGCAGGTGCAGGCCATCGAGCGCTACGAAATCAGCGCGCTGCTCACCGATCCCGCCAGCCTGGCCACCCTCGAACCCAGCCCGGCGCTGGCCAAGGCCCTGCTCGGCGTGCGCGGGCGCCTGGGCGCGGAAACCCGCGATGCCGTACGCCAGCTGATCACCCGCGTGGTGGAGGAGATCCTCCAGCGCCTGCGCAACCGCTTCACCAACGCCCTGCACGGGCGACGCAACCGCTTCCGCCGCTCGCTGGTGAAGAACGCGCAGAACTTCGACTGGCGCGCCACCATCGCCGCCAACCTCAAGCACTACGACCCGCAGCGCAAACGCCTGCTGATCGAATCGCCGCGCTTCAACGCCCGCGTACGCCGGCAACTGCCCTGGGACATCATCCTCTGCGTCGACCAGAGCGCCTCGATGCTCGACTCGGTGATGTACAGCGCCATCTGCGCCAGCATTCTCGCCAGCCTGCCCAGCGTGCGCGTGCGCCTGGTGCTGTTCGACACCCAGGTCGTGGACCTCAGCCACCTGGCCCACGACCCGGTGGAAGTGCTGCTGACCGTGCAACTGGGCGGCGGCACCGATATCGGCAAGGCCATGCGCTACTGCGAGCAACTGGTGGAGAACCCGCAGCGCACCGTGCTCACCCTGATCAGCGACTTCGAGGAAGGCGCCGCCGTGGGCCCGCTGCTGGCCTGCGTGGCACGCCTCAACGAAGCGCGGGTCAGGCTGCTGGGCCTCGCCGCCCTGGATGACGGCGCCCAGCCGGTCTACGACCCGGCCATGGGGCAGCGCCTCGCCGACCGCGGCATGCAGATCGCCGCGCTGACCCCGGAGCACTTCGCCCAGTGGTTGGCCGAGGTGATGCAATGA
- a CDS encoding AAA family ATPase, whose protein sequence is MVSTVLRQAAEQHFAEELQRLAQADQQAGADLPPGWLRSPRSVRRFILGDEALGVSRKFYGDDALVDRAIVTLLGRQGLMLVGEPGTAKSMLSELLAAAISGDSMLTIQGTAGTTEDHIKYSWNYALLLAEGPTPRALVGSPLHQGMSQGKLVRFEEITRCPPEIQDVLISLLSEKQMMIPELGETGRLHARPGFNLIATANLRDRGVHEMSAALKRRFNFETVRPIADGEFEVELVMRQLLRELGEEAGKVVVERDVIGLLVTVFQELRGGTTREGTAIKAPDAVMSTAEAVSVAYAAALEARYLGDGRLGPAELARQLLGVVFKDNRDDAKRLRHYLDSVVRERARRDGQWKHFFDASKGLLD, encoded by the coding sequence ATGGTAAGCACCGTTCTCCGCCAGGCTGCGGAACAGCATTTCGCCGAGGAACTGCAACGCCTGGCCCAGGCCGACCAGCAGGCCGGCGCCGACCTGCCGCCCGGCTGGCTGCGCTCGCCGCGCTCGGTGCGACGCTTCATCCTCGGGGACGAGGCGCTCGGCGTCAGCCGCAAGTTCTACGGCGACGATGCCCTGGTGGACCGCGCCATCGTCACCCTGCTCGGCCGCCAGGGCCTGATGCTGGTGGGCGAACCGGGCACGGCCAAGTCGATGCTCTCCGAGCTGCTCGCCGCCGCCATCAGCGGTGACTCGATGCTCACCATCCAGGGCACCGCCGGCACCACCGAAGACCACATCAAGTACTCCTGGAACTACGCCCTGCTGCTGGCCGAGGGCCCGACCCCGCGCGCCCTGGTGGGCTCGCCGCTGCACCAGGGGATGAGCCAGGGCAAGCTGGTGCGCTTCGAGGAGATCACCCGCTGCCCGCCGGAGATCCAGGACGTGCTGATCTCCCTGCTCTCGGAAAAGCAGATGATGATCCCCGAGCTGGGCGAGACCGGGCGGTTGCACGCCCGCCCCGGCTTCAACCTGATCGCCACCGCCAACCTGCGCGACCGGGGCGTGCACGAGATGTCCGCCGCCCTCAAGCGCCGCTTCAACTTCGAGACGGTGCGCCCCATCGCCGACGGCGAGTTCGAGGTGGAGCTGGTGATGCGCCAGCTGCTGCGGGAGCTGGGCGAGGAGGCCGGCAAGGTGGTGGTCGAGCGCGACGTCATCGGCCTGCTGGTCACCGTGTTCCAGGAGCTGCGCGGCGGCACCACCCGCGAGGGCACCGCGATCAAGGCCCCGGACGCGGTCATGTCCACCGCCGAGGCGGTCAGCGTGGCCTACGCCGCCGCGCTGGAGGCCCGCTACCTCGGCGACGGCCGCCTGGGCCCGGCCGAGCTGGCGCGGCAGCTGCTCGGCGTGGTGTTCAAGGACAACCGCGACGACGCCAAGCGCCTGCGCCATTACCTGGACAGCGTGGTGCGCGAACGCGCCCGCCGTGACGGCCAGTGGAAGCACTTCTTCGACGCCAGCAAGGGCCTGTTGGACTGA
- a CDS encoding DUF5682 family protein, translating to MPPESSPAADPRLPARLQAAERNRQALAAAGVHFAPLRHHSPACAYALRAQLDELRPAAVLIEGPADFDALIPDLLDPRSRPPLAILSQHRSGATADAPPRSAFFPFCDYSPEWQALREGHRLGARLAFIDLPWARQVAVEEDPQQSRSLMAERYLAHSAYLAALAREAHCRDHDELWEHLFELRSHGALQDWRRLFGDAFAWCSMARLDYEDDVLAAEGSLPREAHMLACIRDWRARCDGPLLVVTGGFHTLALVEALASDSPPAPTPAADGESQAWLIRYSFDRLDALNGYASGMPSPAYHQRVWEALLEDPADALARQRIAARILGAIAAETRERRLADALSFASISQAAQQAAGLAALRQHPGPGRYDLLDAIHSCFVKGSLDDGQAAFLDAVKNQLGGNRLGDIPPSSLAPPLVEEARRLALGHHLDLSDSLQRRARLDLYRKPRHRARSRFLHLMAYLDSGFARHQGGPDFVNGTGLDLLFEEWDYAWSPVVEARLIERSELGSSLREVAIRRLLDEEQALQASGQGRSASRAAQLLARAGSIGLGEQLPRLFDRLAEHLDEDPELASVVTCGQRLLHLWRGRELLGLDEYPQLPALLQRILPAALFLLPGLATCEAERESAATDALLGLREFLHLGGSQAGLALHEAALHETLDRLQAVAPAGIAGALDALRFIDGRSSEEQLAEALQRRFGTGADSEGAVRYLNGLLQAAPELILRVDDLAHRLNALVADWDEATFVRHLPDLRLAFTRLKPRETGRLADHLAQLNGITGAALDSAHHELDSHDLLAGAALQLALKRSLERDGLLAWAQEPHHE from the coding sequence ATGCCGCCCGAATCGAGCCCCGCCGCCGATCCGCGCCTGCCCGCGCGGCTGCAGGCCGCCGAGCGCAACCGCCAGGCGCTGGCCGCGGCCGGCGTGCACTTCGCACCGCTGCGCCACCACAGCCCGGCCTGTGCCTACGCCCTGCGCGCGCAGCTGGACGAACTGCGCCCGGCGGCGGTGCTGATCGAAGGGCCGGCCGACTTCGACGCCCTGATCCCCGACCTGCTCGACCCGCGCAGCCGCCCGCCCCTGGCGATCCTCTCCCAGCACCGCAGCGGCGCCACGGCGGACGCGCCGCCGCGCTCGGCGTTCTTCCCCTTCTGCGACTACTCGCCGGAATGGCAGGCCCTGCGCGAAGGTCATCGCCTCGGCGCACGGCTGGCCTTCATCGACCTGCCCTGGGCCCGCCAGGTGGCCGTGGAGGAAGACCCGCAGCAGAGCCGCAGCCTGATGGCCGAGCGCTACCTGGCCCACAGCGCCTACCTCGCGGCGCTGGCCCGCGAAGCCCATTGCCGTGACCACGACGAGCTCTGGGAGCACCTGTTCGAGCTGCGCAGCCACGGTGCCCTGCAGGACTGGCGCAGGCTGTTCGGCGATGCCTTCGCCTGGTGCTCCATGGCGCGCCTCGACTACGAGGACGACGTGCTCGCCGCCGAGGGTTCCCTGCCCCGCGAGGCGCACATGCTCGCCTGCATCCGCGACTGGCGGGCGCGTTGCGACGGCCCCCTGCTGGTGGTCACCGGCGGTTTCCACACCCTGGCCCTGGTCGAGGCCCTGGCCAGCGACAGCCCGCCGGCGCCGACACCCGCCGCCGACGGCGAGAGCCAGGCCTGGCTGATCCGCTACAGCTTCGACCGCCTCGACGCCCTCAACGGCTACGCCTCGGGCATGCCCTCGCCGGCCTACCACCAGCGGGTCTGGGAGGCATTGCTGGAAGACCCGGCCGACGCCCTGGCGCGCCAACGCATCGCCGCGCGCATCCTCGGCGCCATCGCCGCCGAAACCCGCGAGCGGCGGTTGGCCGACGCCCTGTCCTTCGCCAGCATCAGCCAGGCCGCGCAACAGGCCGCCGGCCTCGCCGCCCTGCGCCAGCACCCCGGGCCGGGGCGCTACGACCTGCTCGACGCCATCCATTCCTGCTTCGTCAAGGGCAGCCTGGACGACGGCCAGGCCGCCTTCCTCGACGCCGTGAAGAACCAGCTGGGCGGCAACCGCCTCGGCGACATCCCCCCGTCGAGCCTGGCCCCCCCGTTGGTGGAAGAAGCCCGGCGCCTGGCCCTGGGCCACCACCTCGACCTCAGCGACAGCCTCCAGCGCCGCGCCCGGCTGGACCTCTACCGCAAGCCCCGGCACCGCGCGCGAAGCCGCTTCCTGCACCTGATGGCCTACCTGGACAGCGGCTTCGCCCGCCACCAGGGCGGCCCGGACTTCGTCAACGGCACCGGGCTGGACCTGCTCTTCGAGGAGTGGGACTACGCCTGGTCACCGGTGGTCGAGGCCCGCCTGATCGAACGCTCCGAACTGGGCAGCAGCCTGCGTGAAGTCGCCATCCGCCGCCTGCTGGATGAAGAGCAGGCGCTGCAGGCCAGCGGCCAGGGCCGCAGTGCCAGCCGCGCTGCGCAACTGCTCGCCCGAGCCGGGTCGATCGGCCTCGGCGAGCAACTGCCACGGCTGTTCGACCGCCTGGCCGAGCACCTGGACGAAGACCCGGAGCTGGCCTCCGTGGTGACCTGCGGCCAGCGCCTGCTGCACCTCTGGCGCGGCCGCGAACTGCTCGGCCTGGACGAGTACCCGCAACTCCCGGCGCTGCTGCAACGCATCCTCCCCGCCGCCCTGTTCCTGCTACCCGGCCTCGCCACCTGTGAAGCCGAACGCGAAAGCGCCGCCACCGACGCCCTGCTCGGGCTGCGCGAGTTCCTCCACCTGGGCGGCAGCCAGGCCGGCCTGGCCCTGCACGAGGCAGCGCTCCACGAGACGCTCGACCGCCTGCAGGCGGTGGCCCCCGCCGGCATCGCCGGGGCGCTCGACGCGCTGCGGTTCATCGACGGGCGCAGCAGCGAGGAGCAACTGGCCGAAGCCCTGCAACGGCGCTTCGGCACCGGCGCCGACAGCGAAGGCGCGGTGCGCTACCTGAACGGGCTGCTGCAGGCCGCACCGGAACTGATCCTGCGGGTGGATGACCTGGCCCACCGGCTCAACGCCCTGGTGGCGGACTGGGACGAGGCCACCTTCGTCCGTCACCTGCCGGACCTGCGCCTCGCCTTCACCCGCCTCAAGCCCCGCGAAACCGGGCGCCTGGCCGACCACCTGGCGCAGCTGAACGGCATCACCGGGGCCGCACTCGACAGCGCCCACCACGAACTCGACAGCCACGACCTGCTCGCCGGCGCCGCCCTGCAGCTGGCGCTCAAGCGCTCGCTGGAGCGCGACGGGCTGCTGGCCTGGGCCCAGGAGCCTCACCATGAGTGA
- a CDS encoding nitrite/sulfite reductase has product MYVYDEYDQRIVEDRVKQFRDQTRRYLAGELSGEEFRPLRLQNGLYIQRYAPMLRVAVPYGLLSSTQVRKLAQIARDYDKGYAHISTRQNVQFNWPELEDVPEILAELATVQMHAIQTSGNCIRNTTTDQFAGVAHDELVDPRPWCEIIRQWSTFHPEFSHLPRKFKIAVNGAVSDRAAIEVHDIGLEAVKNEAGELGFRVSVGGGLGRTPIVGSFINEFLPWQHLLSYLDAILRVYNRYGRRDNKYKARIKILVKALTPEVFAERVNAEWAHLKDGPTTLTEAEVERVSRHFVDPAYKALDDQSAALAQLDAEHPGFARWRQRNVIAHKRPGYAAVTLSLKPTGVAPGDITDKQLDAVADLADRYAFGEVRNSHNQNIILADVEQAQLFTLWNELREQGFATPNVGLLTDIICCPGGDFCSLANAKSIPVAEAIQRRFDDLDYLFDIGNLDLNISGCMNACGHHHVGHIGILGVDKKGQEFYQVSLGGSAGRDTSLAQILGPSFAQEAMPDVIEKIIDVYVEKRTEEEQFLDTYRRIGIDPFKERVYAANH; this is encoded by the coding sequence ATGTACGTATACGACGAGTACGATCAACGGATCGTCGAGGACCGCGTCAAGCAGTTCCGCGATCAGACCCGCCGCTACCTGGCCGGGGAACTCTCAGGCGAGGAGTTCCGCCCCCTGCGCCTGCAGAACGGCCTGTATATCCAGCGCTACGCGCCGATGCTGCGCGTGGCGGTGCCTTATGGCCTGCTCTCCTCCACCCAGGTACGCAAGCTGGCGCAGATCGCTCGCGACTACGACAAGGGCTACGCCCACATCAGCACCCGCCAGAACGTCCAGTTCAACTGGCCGGAGCTGGAAGACGTGCCGGAAATCCTCGCCGAGCTGGCCACCGTGCAGATGCACGCGATCCAGACCAGCGGCAACTGCATCCGCAACACCACCACCGACCAGTTCGCCGGCGTCGCCCATGACGAGCTGGTGGACCCGCGCCCCTGGTGCGAGATCATCCGCCAGTGGTCCACCTTCCACCCCGAGTTCTCGCACCTGCCGCGCAAGTTCAAGATCGCCGTCAACGGCGCCGTGAGCGACCGCGCCGCCATCGAAGTGCATGACATCGGCCTGGAAGCGGTGAAGAACGAAGCCGGCGAGCTGGGCTTCCGCGTCTCCGTCGGCGGCGGCCTGGGCCGTACCCCGATCGTCGGCAGCTTCATCAACGAATTCCTGCCCTGGCAGCACCTGCTGAGCTACCTGGACGCCATCCTGCGCGTGTACAACCGCTACGGCCGCCGGGACAACAAGTACAAGGCGCGCATCAAGATCCTGGTCAAGGCGCTGACCCCCGAGGTGTTCGCCGAGCGCGTCAACGCCGAGTGGGCGCATCTGAAGGACGGCCCGACCACCCTGACCGAGGCGGAAGTCGAGCGCGTGTCCAGGCACTTCGTCGACCCGGCCTACAAGGCCCTGGACGACCAGAGCGCCGCCCTCGCCCAGCTCGACGCCGAGCACCCGGGCTTCGCCCGCTGGCGCCAGCGCAACGTGATCGCCCACAAGCGCCCCGGCTACGCCGCCGTGACCCTGTCGCTCAAGCCCACCGGCGTCGCCCCCGGCGACATCACCGACAAGCAGCTGGATGCCGTCGCCGACCTGGCCGACCGCTACGCCTTCGGTGAAGTGCGCAACAGCCACAACCAGAACATCATCCTCGCCGACGTCGAGCAGGCCCAGCTGTTCACCCTCTGGAACGAGCTGCGCGAGCAGGGCTTCGCCACGCCGAACGTCGGCCTGCTGACCGACATCATCTGCTGCCCGGGCGGCGACTTCTGCTCCCTGGCCAACGCCAAGTCGATCCCGGTGGCCGAAGCCATCCAGCGTCGCTTCGATGACCTGGACTACCTGTTCGACATCGGCAACCTGGACCTGAACATCTCCGGCTGCATGAACGCCTGCGGCCACCACCACGTGGGCCACATTGGCATCCTCGGCGTGGACAAGAAGGGCCAGGAGTTCTACCAGGTGTCCCTCGGCGGCAGCGCCGGCCGCGACACCAGCCTGGCGCAGATCCTCGGCCCGTCCTTCGCCCAGGAAGCCATGCCCGACGTGATCGAGAAGATAATCGACGTCTACGTGGAGAAGCGCACCGAGGAAGAACAGTTCCTCGACACCTATCGCCGCATCGGC